GTGGTTCCTTCTCGTGCCCGCGATCTTCCTGGTCACGAGCGCGTCGGCCACGAGGGCCACCGCGGGTCTCGATTTTCCCGACGCCGGCGAGTTCGACGGGTGGGTCACGCTGGTCGACGACCCCCGGGCCAGCGGGCCGATCGGTGTGCGGGTCACGGTGCGAGCCGGCGACCGGCGACTGATCGCGACGGCCCATGGTGCCGTGGGCGGTCGTCTCGACGATGCACTGGCGGGCGAGCGTGTTCGGCTGGCTGGCACGGTCCGACCGGTCGGTCGTGACGACGTTCGTTCGATTCGCCGTCACGTGGTCGGACGCATCACGGTGGCAGAGGTCCCCGGCTTCGCCGAGGCGGCGCCGGTGGCTGCGGGAGCCAACATCGTTCGGCGCGCGTTGGCCGACGGGGCGTCGTCGTTGTCACGCGTCGACCACGCGCTCTTCCTCGGCATGGTCATCGGCGACGACCGAGGACAGGACGCGGTCACCGCCGACGACTTCCGGGCCGCCGGTCTCGGGCATCTCCTCGTGGTGTCCGGCCAGAATGTCGCCTTCGTGCTCGCGGTGGCCATGCCAGTGGCCGGGCGCTTCCGCCCGGGTGGGCGGGCGCTGCTGCTCCTCGTGCTGCTCGGCCTCTTCGCGGTGATGACGCGCTTCGAGCCCTCGGTGCTCCGGGCGACCGTGATGGCCGGGGTGGCGATCGGGTCGTCGGCCCTCGGCCGCCCGACCGACGGGCGGGCCGGTTTGTCGTGGGCCGTCACCGCGCTCCTGGTGATCGACCCGTTCCTGGTCGGTGTGGTGGCTTTCCAGCTCTCGGCTGCGGCCACCGCCGGAATCGTCTGGATGAGCGGGCCCATCGCCGCCCGTCTTCCCGGTCCTGCGTGGCTTCGGGTGCCCGTGGCGACCACGGTCGCTGCGCAACTCGCCGTGTCGCCGTTGCTCATCGCCATCTTCGGACCGATGCCGCTGGCATCACTGCCGGCCAATGTCCTGGCCGGGCCGGCCAGCGGGGCGGTCATGATCTGGGGCTGCACGGCCGGGCTTCTCGCCGGTCTGCTCGGTGGAACCGCGGCCACGGTGCTCCACTGGCCGACCACGGCGCTGCTCTGGTGGGTGGGGGAGGTCGCCCGGGCCGCCGCGGTTGCGCCGGCAGCCACGCTCGATGGCCCTGCACTGGCGCTCATCACAGTGGCGATCGGTGTCGCCCTGCTCCGGGGGTCTCGTCTCGCCGGCCGAGGCTCGGCGGCCGTCATCACCGTGGTGTGTGCCGTTGCGATGTTCTCGGCCCCGACGCCCGCACCGGGACTCCACGTTCTGGGCGACGGCGTCACGATCGTCAACCACGGCGACCGATCGATCGTCGTGCTCGACGATCCCGGTCCGGCCCGCTACGTGCTCGAGCGTTTGCGCCTCGCCGGCGTGCGTCGGCCGGAGCTCGTCGTCGCGATCGACGGCGATCGGGCCGATGCCGACGCGGTGCTCGCTCTGCGGGACCGATTCGGTCCACTGCCGATCGCCGCACCGCCGCTGCATAGCGTGCCCGGCGGTCGCCGTGTCGGCCCGGGGCAGATCATCGACGCCGCCGGGATCCGGGTCGAGGTCCTCGACGTGACACCGCGCATGACCCTTGCGGTGGCGGCCGACGGCGGCGCCCGTGCCGCTATGGTCGGCGCCGATGCATCTGGCGCTGGGTGACACCCGATTCGACATCACCACCCGGGCCCTGGTGATGGGCATTCTCAACCGAACGCCCGACTCGTTCTACGACGGTGGTCAGTACTGGGAGTTCGACGACTTCCTCCGCAAAGCGCAGGGCCTGGTGGACGAGGGCGCCGACTTCCTCGATGTCGGCGGGGTGAAGGCCGGCCCCGGCCCCGAGGTCACTGCCGACCAGGAGATCGAGCGTGTCGTTCCCGCCGTCGAGGCGCTCCGGGCCAGATTCGATCTTCCCATCTCGGTCGACACGTTCCGGTCCTCGGTGCTGCGGGAGGCATTGGCTGCCGGCGCGTGCATCGGCAACGACATCTCGGGCTTCGCCGACCCGAACTACCTGGCGGTGGCCGCCGCCCACGGCGCGTCGGTCGTCGCAACCCAGGTACGCATCGGGCCCCGCATCGCCGACCCCGAGCCGATCTACGACGACGTGCGCACCGATGTGGTCGAGTTCCTCCGGCGCCGGGCCGACGCGGCGCTCGCGGCCGGCATTCCCCGTGAGCGCATCATGGTCGACGCCGGCCTCGATCTCGGCAAGAACCCCGCGATGTCCACCGAACTGCTCCGTCACAGTGATGATCTCGTCGAGTTGGGCTTTCCGGTGTTCCTCAGTGCGTCGAACAAGGGCTTTCTCGGGGAGCTGGCCGGTACCGACGTCGACGATCGACGTGATGCCACCTTCGGCGCGCACGCGCTCGGCATCGCGCTGGGGTGTCGCGTCCTGCGGGCGCACGACGTGAAGGGCAACCGCCGGCTGGCGGACATGATGAGCGAAGTGCTCACCCATCGGCGAGGCTGACGCCGTGGCACTGCAACTCATTCTCGGCGACGACGCCGTGCTGATCGGCGAGGCGGTCACGGCTGCGATCACTGAGCTGGTGGGCGACGGCGACCGAGGATTGATGCTCGAGGTCCTGAGCGAGGCCGACTACCGGAACGACGACGGCGGCCACGACCCGCTGCGGCTCATCGACGCGGCCCGCACGCCGCCCTTCCTCACCGACCGGCGGGTGGTGGTGGGCCGCCACGTCAGCCGCTTCTCTCGCAAGGACGATTACGGCCCGCTGGTGCGGATGTTGGCCGAGCCCCTCGACAGCACCGACCTCGTGTTGGTCTGGGAGAAGGGTGTCGAGCCGAAGGTCGACAAGATGCCGGCACTGCCCAAGGCGCTGAAGGAGGCGATCGAGGTCGCCGGCGGGGTGACGGTCAAGACCTCGGCCGGGCGGGGCAAGGAGGCCGGTGTCTGGCTACGCGATCAGCTGGGCCGGTCCACGCTCGACTTCGACCGGGCCGCGGTCACTGCCCTCGAAGACCTGATCGGCGACGATGCCGGACGCGTCGTGGGCATCGTCCGCACGCTCGAGGGCGCACTCGGCGACGGCGCCACCGTGACGGTCGACGACATCGCGACCTATGCCGGCAGCGAGAAGGGCGGCACGGTGCCGTGGGCCCTCGACGACGCCATCGACCGCGGTGATGTCGCCGAGGCGCTCGACGTGTTGACCCGCCTCATTCCCTACGACGGCACGCCGGCTGATCGCAACGGTGCCGCGTTTCGGCTGATGGCCACGCTGCACCGCCGCTACAGCAACATGCTGCGACTCGACGGTGCCGGTGTCGGGTCCGACAAGCAGGCGGCGGCGCTGCTCGGCATGAAGGGGTCGACCTTCCCGGCCAAGAAGGCCATGCAGCAGAGCCGAAAGCTCGGCACCGAGCGACTGGCGCGTGCGATCGAGCTGCTCGCCACCGCCGACATGCAGTTGCGAGGCACGGTCGACTGGCCCTCAGAGCTGGTGATGGAGGTGCTGGTCGCCCGGCTCGCGAGCCTGTCCGGCCGACGTTCGTAGCGGCGCCCGCCAAGGCCATTGCAGCACAAAACGTCGAACGGCCGACCCGAAGGTCGGCCGAACGTTGCGATTGGGCGCTTCAGGAAGCGTTGAGCTTCTTCATCAAGCGGCTCTTGCGGCGGGCCGCGGTGTTCTTGTGGAGCACCCCGGTCTGCGCGGCCTTGTCGATGCGCTTGATGGCGGCCTCGACGGCCTCGGTCTTGTTCTCGCCGTCGTCCTCGATCGCCGAGAGGGCGTTGCGGGTACGGGTGTGGAGCTCCGAACGGACCTTGCGGTTGCGGAGGTTGCGCTTCTCGGTCTGTCGGTTGCGCTTGATCTGCGACTTGATGTTTGCCACGTCTGCCTCGTTTCGCCGCTGGCGAGCAGCGGATTACGCCGCTGGCGAGCAGCGGGAGATGGTGCACCGAGGGTGCGAAAGAACAGCACGAGCGTATCCGGAAGCGGTACGGGATCGCACCCACGGTTCGGTATCGTCACCGTCAGCATGGACCTCGATCGCATTCGCAACACGTCGATCATCGCGCACATCGACCATGGCAAGTCGACCCTCGCCGATCGCATGCTCGAGCTGACCGGCGCGGTCGATGCCCGCGACATGCGGGCCCAGTACCTGGACTCGATGGATCTCGAGCGCGAGCGGGGTATCACGATCAAGTTGCAGTCGGTGCGGCTCGAATGGGACGGCCACGTCGTCAACCTGATCGACACCCCCGGCCACGTCGACTTCGGCTACGAGGTGAGCCGTTCGCTCGCCGCGTGCGAGAGCGTCATCCTGGTCGTCGATGCCTCCCAGGGCATCGAGGCGCAGACCCTGGCCAACTGCTATCTGGCGATGGAGAACGAGCTCGAGATCGTCGCCTGTCTCAACAAGATCGACCTGCCGGCCGCCGACCCCGACAAGTACGCGGCCGAGATCGAACAGGTGCTCGGCATCCCCGCTCGTGACATCCTGCGCATCTCGGCGAAGACCGGCGAGGGCGTCAGCGAACTCCTCGACGCCGTGCTCGCCACCACGCCGGCTCCCGAGGGCGATGCCGAGGCACCGCTGCAGGCGCTGATCTTCGACTCGCACTTCGATCAGTACCGCGGCGTGGTGTCGTCCATTCGCGTCGTCAACGGTGTGCTGTCGAGCAAGGACAAGCTCCGCTTCATGCACGCGGGCACGAGTCACGAGGTCGACGAGATCGGGGTCCGGACACCCGACAGCATGCCGGTCGACCAGCTCGGACCGGGCGAGACCGGCTATCTCATCGCCGGCATCAAGGACGTGGGCGAAGCCCGGTCGGGTGAAACGGTCACCACCGACCGCAAGGGTGCCGACGTCGCCCTGGCGGGCTACGCCGAGCCGAAACCGATGGTGTTCTCCGGGCTGTATCCGATCGACGGTGACGAGTTCACCGATCTGCGCGAGGCGCTCGAGAAGCTCCGGCTCAACGACTCCAGCTTCACGTACGAACCCGAGACCTCGGGGGCGCTGGGGTTCGGTTTCCGCTGCGGTTTTCTCGGACTGCTCCACATGGAGATCGTGCGCGAGCGACTCGAGCGCGAGTTCGGTCTGTCGCTGATCTCCACCGCACCGTCGGTGGAGTACCACGTCACCAAGACCGACGGCACCGAGGTCGTCGTCTCCAATCCCTCGCAGCTTCCGCCGGCCGGCGAGATCCAACACATCGCCGAGCCGTACCTGAAGGCCACCGTCCTCGCCCCGACCGACTACACGGGCACGATCATGGACCTCTGCCAGACCCGGCGCGGCGAGATGAGCAAGATGGAATACCTCTCGCCCGAGCGCGTCGAGCTGCACTACCGGCTGCCCCTGGCCGAGGTCGTGATCGACTTCTTCGATCAGCTGAAGAGCCGCACCCAGGGCTACGCGAGCCTCGACTACGAGACCGATGACTACGCCATCGACAGCCTCGTGCGGGTCGACATCCTCCTCCACGGCGATCCGGTCGACGCGTTCAGCGCCATCGTCCACAAGGACAAGGCCTACGACTACGGCAAGAAGATGGCCGAGAAGCTGAAAGAACTCATTCCCCGCCAGCAGTTCGAGGTGCCGATCCAGGCGGCCATCGGCGGCAAGATCATCGCCCGGTCGACCGTGCGAGCCTTCCGCAAGGACGTCACCGAGAAGCTCTACGGCGGCGACGTCACGCGCAAGAACAAGCTGCTGAAGAAGCAGAAGGAAGGCAAGAAGCGGATGAAGTCGATCGGTCGGGTCGACATTCCGCAGGAAGCCTTCATCTCGGCGCTCCAGCTCGACGATTGATGCCGGTCGGGCCGGGCTCGGCCGGTATCCTGGCCGGATGCTCGACGATCGGAAAGCCGCCATCCTGTCGGCGGTCGTGCAGGAGTACATCCAGACCGCCCAGCCAGTGGGATCGGGTCGCATCGCCGACGCGCCCGGCGTGGCCGTGTCCTCGGCCACCGTGCGCAACGAGATGTCGGCCCTGGAGGAGCAGGGGTATCTCGCCCAGCCGCACACCAGCGCGGGGCGGATTCCGACCGACAAGGGCTACCGGTTCTTCGTCGACCACCTCCGCTCGATGGAACCGGCGCTGGTCGCGTCGGATCGTGGCCGGGTGAAGGACTTCTTCGCCGCGGCCAGTGGCGAACTCGAGTCGACCCTCGCCCGCACCTCTGATCTGCTCACCTCGCTCACCGACTGCACCGCCGTCGTGGTCGGGCCGAGCGCCACCGCCGCCACCATCCGCTCGACCCAGCTCGTCGATCTGTCCACCCACATCGCGATGGTCGTCGCCGTGATGTCCAACGGCGTGATCGAGAAGCGCACTGTCGAGGTCGCCACCGAGCTCACCGCCGACATCGTGGCCGACGCGAGCCGGCGGCTGGCCGCTGCGGTCGACGGCAAGACACTCGGCGAACTCGAGGGCGAGGCCTTGGGCGCCGACGACCCGTTGTTGTCTGCGGCCCTCGCTGCGCTCAGCGCGGCCGGTCGGGAGGCCGAGGTCTACGTCGGTGGTGCCTCTCGTGTGGCCTCGGCCTTCGAGGCCGTCGAGCAGGTCCGCGACATCCTCACCATCCTCGAACAGCAGATCGTCGTCGTCACGCTGATCAGCGACGTGCTGGGGCGTGGCATGCGGGTGGCGATCGGTGAGGAAACCGGTGTCGAGCCGCTCGCCGAGTGCTCCCTGGTGGTCGCTCCCTACGAGGTCGAGGGGCAGGTGGCCGGCACGATCGGCGTGCTCGGCCCGACCCGGATGAACTACACACAAGCGCTGGCCGCGGTCGCGGTGGTCAGCCGTCGTCTCGGTAACGTGCTCACAGAGGGCTGATGGCTGACTACTACGAAACGCTCGGCGTTGCATCGAACGCGACCGAGGAAGAGATCAAGCGCGCCTACAAGAAGCTGGCGCGCACGTACCACCCCGACCTGAACCCGGGCGACATCGAGGCCGAGGCGAGATTCAAGGAAGTCGGTGCCGCCTACGAGGTGCTGTCCGACCGGGAGCGTCGCAGTCGCTTCGATCGCTTCGGCACTGACCAGCCCCAGGGTGCCGACTTCGCCGGTGGGTTCGGCGACATCTTCGAGGCGTTCTTCGGCGGCAACGGCGGCTTCGGGGGCGGCGGTCGCAGCGGCCCACCGCGCGGCGAGGATCTCGAGGCCCACGTCGACCTCGACCTCGAGGACGTGGTCTTCGGCGGCGAGCGGGAGGTCACCATCCGTACCGCGGTGCGCTGCGAACCCTGCGATGGGTCGGGTGCGGCGGTCGGCACCAGCCCCGACACCTGCGGCGAGTGCGGCGGCGCGGGCCAGGTCCGTCGCGTTCGTCAGTCGGTGCTCGGTCAGATGGTCACGGCCACGGCTTGCCCGACCTGCGGCGGTCTGGGCAAGACCATTGCGACGCCGTGTGGCATGTGCGAAGGCCAGGGCCGCACGATCGAGAAGCGCACCTACAGCGTCGAGGTGCCGGCGGGTGTCGACGATGGATCCACCCTGCGGCTCACGGGCCGCGGTGCGGCCGGGCCCCGTGGCGGCAGCAACGGCGACCTCTATGTCCACGTCCGGGTGCGGCCCCATCCCACGTTCCGACGGGAGGGCGACGACCTCGTCCACGAGCTCTACGTGCCGTTCACCCAGGCGACGCTCGGGGCCCACATCGAATACGAAACGCTCGACGGGCCCGAAGACCTCATGGTGCCGCGCGGCACCGAGTCGGGCACCACCTTCCGGCTGCGGGGGCGAGGCGTGCCCCATGTGCGGGGCCGGGGGCGCGGTGACCTGCGCGTGAACGTCGTGGTCGACGTGCCCGACGATCTCGACGACGAGCAGGAGGCGCTCCTGCGTCAGCTGGCCGAGCTTCGTGGCGAGGAGATCGCCGAACCCGACCAGAGCATCTTCTCGCGGATCAAGTCCGCGTTCACGTGACCGCCGGCGATCCGTCGCCCGACGGATCCCACGGTCCCCATGTGCTGGTCGACTCGGTCGAGGACCCACAGTTGTCCGACGACGATCGCCATCACCTCACGCGGGTGTTGCGGGTGCGCGACGGCGACGCACTCACTGTCGGCGACGGTGCGGGCCGTTGGCGCCCGTGCCGCCTCGGCGCGGAGCCGGAGCCCACCGACCGCGTCCATGTGGTGCCCGGGCCGCGACCGGCGATCGGTGTGGCGTTCGCGCTCATCAAGGGTGGTCGGCCCGAATTGGTGGTGCAGAAGCTCACCGAGCTCGGCGTCGACGTCATCGTGCCGTTCACCGCGGGCCGCTCGGTCGTGCGCTGGGACGACACGAAGGCCGTCAAGAACCACGACCGGTTGCAGCGAGTGGCACGCGAGGCCGTCATGCAGTGCCGGCGGGCGTGGTTGCCGACCATCGAACCGGTGACGACCTTCGATGCCGTCGCCGCACGACCCGGCACGAGCATGGCGGACCGTCTCGGCGGGCCCGTGGACCTCGCCACCCCGCTCGTGATGATCGGTCCCGAAGGTGGATGGGACCCGCACGAGTCGGCGTCGGAGCTGCCCCGTGTGGGTCTCGCCGAACCGGTCCTGCGGGCCGAGACCGCAGCGATCGCGGCGGGTGTGCTCCTGGCGTCGGCCCGGTCCGGGGCCGCCTGAGAGGCGCGATCCCGGCCGAGATCCCGAACCTTCGCATCCGCTGTCGTTGCCACCATGGGTCGTTTGGCCTAACGTCAGCTGTTCACGGTGCGTCACCACCCGGCCCCTGGTCGTGGGGACCATCGTTGCGCGGGAGGGTGAAGGGCGAATGTCAGAAACCAACATTTCTCAGGAATACAGCAAACGGGTGGGTGATCGCCTACGGGCGATTCGTCGACAGAAGCGCTTGTCACTCCAAGAGGTTGAGGCAGCGTCGACGCAGGAGTTCAAGGCATCGGTGCT
The genomic region above belongs to Acidimicrobiales bacterium and contains:
- a CDS encoding ComEC/Rec2 family competence protein, which codes for MKAHVAMAGALAGAWVAPSTPLWVAVAAMAVWGLGRRSRWSWFLLVPAIFLVTSASATRATAGLDFPDAGEFDGWVTLVDDPRASGPIGVRVTVRAGDRRLIATAHGAVGGRLDDALAGERVRLAGTVRPVGRDDVRSIRRHVVGRITVAEVPGFAEAAPVAAGANIVRRALADGASSLSRVDHALFLGMVIGDDRGQDAVTADDFRAAGLGHLLVVSGQNVAFVLAVAMPVAGRFRPGGRALLLLVLLGLFAVMTRFEPSVLRATVMAGVAIGSSALGRPTDGRAGLSWAVTALLVIDPFLVGVVAFQLSAAATAGIVWMSGPIAARLPGPAWLRVPVATTVAAQLAVSPLLIAIFGPMPLASLPANVLAGPASGAVMIWGCTAGLLAGLLGGTAATVLHWPTTALLWWVGEVARAAAVAPAATLDGPALALITVAIGVALLRGSRLAGRGSAAVITVVCAVAMFSAPTPAPGLHVLGDGVTIVNHGDRSIVVLDDPGPARYVLERLRLAGVRRPELVVAIDGDRADADAVLALRDRFGPLPIAAPPLHSVPGGRRVGPGQIIDAAGIRVEVLDVTPRMTLAVAADGGARAAMVGADASGAG
- the folP gene encoding dihydropteroate synthase, which codes for MHLALGDTRFDITTRALVMGILNRTPDSFYDGGQYWEFDDFLRKAQGLVDEGADFLDVGGVKAGPGPEVTADQEIERVVPAVEALRARFDLPISVDTFRSSVLREALAAGACIGNDISGFADPNYLAVAAAHGASVVATQVRIGPRIADPEPIYDDVRTDVVEFLRRRADAALAAGIPRERIMVDAGLDLGKNPAMSTELLRHSDDLVELGFPVFLSASNKGFLGELAGTDVDDRRDATFGAHALGIALGCRVLRAHDVKGNRRLADMMSEVLTHRRG
- the rpsT gene encoding 30S ribosomal protein S20, with the protein product MANIKSQIKRNRQTEKRNLRNRKVRSELHTRTRNALSAIEDDGENKTEAVEAAIKRIDKAAQTGVLHKNTAARRKSRLMKKLNAS
- the lepA gene encoding translation elongation factor 4; protein product: MDLDRIRNTSIIAHIDHGKSTLADRMLELTGAVDARDMRAQYLDSMDLERERGITIKLQSVRLEWDGHVVNLIDTPGHVDFGYEVSRSLAACESVILVVDASQGIEAQTLANCYLAMENELEIVACLNKIDLPAADPDKYAAEIEQVLGIPARDILRISAKTGEGVSELLDAVLATTPAPEGDAEAPLQALIFDSHFDQYRGVVSSIRVVNGVLSSKDKLRFMHAGTSHEVDEIGVRTPDSMPVDQLGPGETGYLIAGIKDVGEARSGETVTTDRKGADVALAGYAEPKPMVFSGLYPIDGDEFTDLREALEKLRLNDSSFTYEPETSGALGFGFRCGFLGLLHMEIVRERLEREFGLSLISTAPSVEYHVTKTDGTEVVVSNPSQLPPAGEIQHIAEPYLKATVLAPTDYTGTIMDLCQTRRGEMSKMEYLSPERVELHYRLPLAEVVIDFFDQLKSRTQGYASLDYETDDYAIDSLVRVDILLHGDPVDAFSAIVHKDKAYDYGKKMAEKLKELIPRQQFEVPIQAAIGGKIIARSTVRAFRKDVTEKLYGGDVTRKNKLLKKQKEGKKRMKSIGRVDIPQEAFISALQLDD
- the hrcA gene encoding heat-inducible transcriptional repressor HrcA → MLDDRKAAILSAVVQEYIQTAQPVGSGRIADAPGVAVSSATVRNEMSALEEQGYLAQPHTSAGRIPTDKGYRFFVDHLRSMEPALVASDRGRVKDFFAAASGELESTLARTSDLLTSLTDCTAVVVGPSATAATIRSTQLVDLSTHIAMVVAVMSNGVIEKRTVEVATELTADIVADASRRLAAAVDGKTLGELEGEALGADDPLLSAALAALSAAGREAEVYVGGASRVASAFEAVEQVRDILTILEQQIVVVTLISDVLGRGMRVAIGEETGVEPLAECSLVVAPYEVEGQVAGTIGVLGPTRMNYTQALAAVAVVSRRLGNVLTEG
- the dnaJ gene encoding molecular chaperone DnaJ produces the protein MADYYETLGVASNATEEEIKRAYKKLARTYHPDLNPGDIEAEARFKEVGAAYEVLSDRERRSRFDRFGTDQPQGADFAGGFGDIFEAFFGGNGGFGGGGRSGPPRGEDLEAHVDLDLEDVVFGGEREVTIRTAVRCEPCDGSGAAVGTSPDTCGECGGAGQVRRVRQSVLGQMVTATACPTCGGLGKTIATPCGMCEGQGRTIEKRTYSVEVPAGVDDGSTLRLTGRGAAGPRGGSNGDLYVHVRVRPHPTFRREGDDLVHELYVPFTQATLGAHIEYETLDGPEDLMVPRGTESGTTFRLRGRGVPHVRGRGRGDLRVNVVVDVPDDLDDEQEALLRQLAELRGEEIAEPDQSIFSRIKSAFT
- a CDS encoding RsmE family RNA methyltransferase produces the protein MTAGDPSPDGSHGPHVLVDSVEDPQLSDDDRHHLTRVLRVRDGDALTVGDGAGRWRPCRLGAEPEPTDRVHVVPGPRPAIGVAFALIKGGRPELVVQKLTELGVDVIVPFTAGRSVVRWDDTKAVKNHDRLQRVAREAVMQCRRAWLPTIEPVTTFDAVAARPGTSMADRLGGPVDLATPLVMIGPEGGWDPHESASELPRVGLAEPVLRAETAAIAAGVLLASARSGAA